A genomic segment from Scomber japonicus isolate fScoJap1 chromosome 11, fScoJap1.pri, whole genome shotgun sequence encodes:
- the gpr183a gene encoding G-protein coupled receptor 183-A, with translation MANTTVPVTLSSTNNISTCNTLYAHREYARVLMPIVYCIVFVVGLFGNGLALHVIRPNLKKINSTTLYSLNLVISDILFALSLPVRIAYYAYGFNWHLGETMCKITGLIFYINTYAGVNFMTCLSVDRFIAVVLPLRFSRCRKVSNVRYICVGVWLLVLAQTLPLLNMPMTQEEPDGFITCMEYPNFEKVPFIASILIGAVFLGFVIPVVTILLCYSVLCCKLHSSAKSNHLTERSGRSRKAIGVICCVSLVFVVCYSPYHIDILQYMIRKLVSNPDCAELTAFQVSLHITVCLMNLNCSLDPFIYFFACKGYKRKLLKLLKRQVSISFSSAVRTSPEGSSKDIIDGNKIQLTTSTVGTTSERLTERRLHRHE, from the coding sequence ATGGCTAATACCACTGTGCCTGTGACCCTCTCATCCACCAACAATATTTCCACCTGCAATACCTTATATGCCCACCGGGAATATGCCAGGGTCCTCATGCCTATTGTCTATTGCATTGTATTTGTTGTGGGACTGTTTGGAAACGGCCTCGCCCTCCATGTCATCCGTCCCAATCTGAAGAAGATCAACTCCACCACCTTGTACTCACTCAACTTGGTAATTTCTGACATCCTCTTtgccctctctcttcctgtgagGATTGCCTACTATGCCTATGGCTTCAATTGGCATCTGGGTGAGACCATGTGTAAGATCACAGGCCTCATCTTCTATATCAACACCTACGCTGGGGTCAATTTCATGACCTGCCTCAGTGTAGACCGTTTCATTGCTGTGGTCCTGCCACTGCGCTTTAGCCGATGTCGGAAGGTTAGTAACGTGCGCTACATTTGTGTTGGCGTGTGGCTGCTAGTCCTAGCACAGACCCTTCCCCTGCTCAACATGCCCATGACCCAAGAGGAACCAGATGGTTTCATCACCTGTATGGAATACCCCAACTTTGAGAAAGTTCCCTTTATTGCCTCTATTCTGATTGGTGCTGTCTTCCTTGGGTTTGTCATCCCTGTGGTCACCATCTTGTTGTGTTACTCAGTCCTGTGCTGTAAACTCCACTCCTCAGCTAAGTCCAACCATTTGACTGAAAGGTCTGGCCGAAGCCGCAAGGCCATCGGTGTGATCTGCTGCGTGTCCCTGGTGTTTGTCGTCTGTTACAGTCCCTATCACATTGACATTCTGCAGTACATGATCCGCAAGCTGGTATCGAACCCTGATTGTGCTGAGCTCACTGCCTTTCAGGTGTCACTGCACATAACTGTGTGTCTAATGAACCTCAACTGCAGCTTGGATCCCTTTATCTACTTCTTTGCCTGTAAGGGCTACAAGAGGAAACTCCTGAAGCTGCTGAAGCGGCAGGTCAGCATATCCTTCTCCAGTGCAGTGAGGACTTCACCTGAAGGATCCTCCAAGGATATTATTGATGGCAACAAGATCCAACTCACCACTTCGACTGTAGGTACAACCAGTGAGAGACTCACAGAGAGGAGATTACACCGGCATGAATAA